A single genomic interval of Spinacia oleracea cultivar Varoflay chromosome 6, BTI_SOV_V1, whole genome shotgun sequence harbors:
- the LOC130463347 gene encoding uncharacterized protein has translation MAVRQGETKTLHNYIKRFNEEVLKIHNLKDETKFAALLAGLQPDDFKFELIKEKQKPNWGETSKSDKKKKENDSHDQPQPSLKKSVMLDDHGEDPRELKRALDHLANKGKLNNYLRKNPPQKAKAKEKESPSDDTGDYIGVIVGGLATGGSVSKANDSLWALEHQVLKVASTSQTTPLMIFGGSTGYPIQESHDDPLVIEMKVANSTVGLVLVDSSSSADIITLKCLEGLKYSKDDLKTISQPLIGFRGQVVHPQGTIKLPVRLGPKNKGRRLLVKFIVADISLPYNIILGRPLLNKIKATISVYQLLMQFELEDGTVGKIFGDQQVGRRCYVNSLKIGTSTPQALAKKAKPEGTRNS, from the exons ATGGCGGTCAGACAGGGAGAGACAAAGACCCTTCATAACTACATCAAGAGATTCAATGAAGAAGTCCTAAAAATACACAATCTCAAGGATGAGACCAAGTTCGCAGCCCTCCTGGCGGGGCTTCAGCCAGATGACTTCAAATTCGAGTTGATCAA GGAAAAACAAAAGCCCAATTGGGGAGAGACCTCAAAATCTgacaagaagaagaaagaaaacgACAGCCACGACCAACCTCAACCCTCCCTCAAAAAGTCAGTTATGCTTGATGACCATGGTGAGGATCCGAG GGAGCTGAAAAGGGCACTGGATCACTTGGCCAACAAGGGAAAGCTGAATAATTACTTAAGGAAGAATCCTCCCCAAAAAGCAAAAGCCAAAGAAAAGGAGTCCCCTAGTGATGATACAGGAGACTACATTGGAGTTATAGTTGGAGGCTTGGCAACAGGCGGGTCTGTGAGCAAGGCGAATGATAGCTTATGGGCACTTGAACATCAAGTCCTAAAAGTGGCATCGACTTCTCAAACAACCCCGCTGATGATATTTGGTGGGAGCACTGGCTACccaattcaagagtcccatgaCGATCCCCTAGTCATCGAGATGAAAGTCGCTAACTCAACAGTCGGGCTAGTGTTAGTGGATAGTTCATCATCTGCCGACATCATTACTCTAAAGTGTCTAGAAGGGCTCAAGTATTCCAAAGATGATCTAAAAACCATCTCCCAACCACTCATTGGGTTCAGAGGTCAAGTCGTCCATCCCCAAGGCACTATCAAGCTACCCGTCAGGCTGGGTCCCAAGAACAAAGGAAGGCGACTGCTAGTAAAATTTATTGTCGCTGATATCTCCTTACCATACAATATCATCTTAGGCCGACCTCTActaaacaaaataaaagccaCAATCTCTGTGTACCAACTTCTCATGCAGTTTGAATTGGAAGATGGCACAGTGGGAAAAATCTTTGGGGATCAACAAGTGGGCAGGCGATGCTATGTTAACAGCCTCAAGATAGGGACAAGCACCCCCCAGGCACtggccaagaaagccaagccgGAAGGGACTCGAAACTCCTGA